A single window of Selenomonas sputigena DNA harbors:
- a CDS encoding GGDEF domain-containing protein, which produces MAMLGKRGCRAAHDFLRILALAAVLFVLAASLPKALPAVAAHGLSLDSHEMAGFSLQHSAKEEAEPTELHYWQSANLPDEGEMQELLQEAQNGAEGWQCVTYPAQPLLSSETRYVYLTTSLPEEGYSGTGLFFKTTNQSVRLWLDGKLLYEYGSMEDGDYSYGTRWHLVPLPEGYAGKTLTVGMHSFSTVDLGRFDHLCLRDMRASVAELFFADLPFVFGLSLIFMMGAIVAIYSCTLRRNRGAYVFLLLFFLVYGAWMVSVMNARYFLFDSPRFWWFVQLTAVYGIAILAFQFLAGFLPAAQRRTMRLLSVPFVLLLAASALGEIFVARGSFFTCMNFYYPLAAIFTPWASLLLWREAKRGNEYCRTALVPLLAIAPLGLFDGLWFQYHLFAWDTYITPFALLSFVVFVLSTIRMRIRDEVRSEAVQKSLENEIVEAKEKAQIDPLTRCFNRYKFNDTFPEWVKVAQNTDGHLAFMILDIDFFKRVNDDYGHDEGDHVLRSFAGVLHTSLDRRHLLVRWGGEEFVILCLHYSLKEAETFANHLRERIAQAPICNYRPIQCSIGVSRWHGVQKDTMEALLKRADDALYRAKQEGRNCVRIEQMESPSPDGERSECAEGSLLDSEKTEGTERPRIAGERAECAESVPAH; this is translated from the coding sequence ATGGCAATGTTGGGGAAAAGAGGGTGCAGAGCGGCGCATGACTTTCTGCGCATTCTTGCGCTCGCAGCTGTTCTCTTCGTCCTCGCCGCCTCCTTGCCGAAGGCCTTGCCTGCAGTCGCCGCGCATGGACTTTCCTTGGATTCCCATGAGATGGCAGGCTTTTCCCTGCAGCATTCTGCTAAAGAGGAAGCTGAGCCTACGGAACTGCACTATTGGCAGAGCGCGAACCTTCCGGACGAGGGAGAAATGCAGGAACTTCTGCAGGAGGCGCAGAATGGTGCCGAAGGATGGCAGTGTGTGACTTATCCCGCACAGCCGCTCCTTTCGAGCGAGACGCGCTATGTCTATCTGACAACGAGTCTGCCCGAAGAGGGGTACAGCGGCACGGGTTTGTTCTTCAAGACGACGAACCAGTCGGTTCGTCTGTGGCTCGATGGCAAGCTCCTTTACGAATACGGTTCGATGGAGGACGGTGACTACAGCTACGGCACGCGCTGGCATCTCGTTCCTCTGCCGGAAGGCTATGCGGGGAAGACACTGACCGTCGGAATGCATTCTTTCAGCACGGTCGATCTCGGCCGCTTCGACCACCTGTGTCTGCGCGACATGCGTGCGAGCGTGGCGGAGCTTTTCTTCGCCGATCTGCCCTTCGTCTTCGGACTTTCTTTGATCTTCATGATGGGGGCGATCGTCGCCATCTATAGCTGCACCTTGCGCCGCAACCGAGGCGCCTACGTCTTTCTGCTGCTGTTCTTCCTCGTCTACGGCGCCTGGATGGTCAGCGTGATGAACGCGCGGTATTTCCTTTTCGATTCGCCGCGCTTCTGGTGGTTCGTGCAGCTTACAGCAGTGTATGGCATAGCGATCCTGGCTTTTCAGTTTCTCGCGGGCTTCCTGCCCGCCGCGCAGCGCCGCACGATGCGCCTTTTGTCCGTACCCTTTGTGCTCCTCTTGGCTGCGTCCGCTCTCGGCGAAATCTTCGTCGCACGCGGCAGTTTCTTCACCTGCATGAACTTTTACTATCCGCTGGCGGCCATCTTTACGCCGTGGGCGAGCCTCTTGCTCTGGCGCGAAGCGAAGCGCGGCAACGAATACTGCCGCACGGCGCTCGTGCCGCTCCTCGCGATTGCGCCGCTCGGGCTTTTCGACGGACTTTGGTTTCAGTACCATCTGTTTGCGTGGGACACGTACATCACGCCTTTCGCGTTGCTGTCCTTCGTCGTCTTCGTCCTGAGCACGATTCGCATGCGCATTCGCGACGAGGTGCGCAGCGAAGCGGTGCAGAAGTCTCTGGAGAATGAAATTGTCGAGGCGAAGGAAAAAGCGCAGATCGATCCCTTGACGCGCTGCTTCAACCGCTACAAGTTCAACGATACGTTCCCCGAATGGGTGAAGGTGGCGCAGAATACAGACGGACATCTCGCGTTCATGATCCTCGACATCGACTTTTTTAAGCGCGTGAATGACGACTATGGACACGATGAGGGGGATCATGTGCTGCGCTCCTTTGCCGGGGTTCTGCACACTTCGCTCGACCGTCGTCACCTTCTGGTTCGCTGGGGCGGTGAGGAATTCGTCATTCTCTGCCTGCACTATTCACTGAAAGAGGCGGAAACCTTCGCCAATCATCTGCGCGAGCGGATCGCACAGGCGCCGATCTGCAACTACCGTCCCATCCAGTGCAGCATCGGCGTTTCGCGCTGGCATGGCGTGCAGAAGGACACGATGGAGGCGCTCTTGAAGCGTGCGGACGATGCGCTCTATCGGGCGAAGCAGGAAGGGCGCAACTGCGTGCGCATCGAGCAGATGGAAAGCCCGTCGCCCGATGGCGAGAGGTCAGAATGTGCGGAAGGCTCTCTGCTCGACAGCGAGAAGACGGAAGGCACCGAGCGTCCGAGGATTGCTGGCGAGCGTGCGGAGTGCGCCGAAAGCGTGCCTGCACATTGA
- a CDS encoding YhdT family protein, with the protein MTRKEKYHQVRREAIATGLALAALIVYWLFAGFGTAQFLDGSIRIAGLPLWVVLGTFGTWAMALVIVTLLLCFVFRDMPLDDEERRKGGEA; encoded by the coding sequence ATGACAAGAAAAGAGAAGTACCACCAGGTAAGGCGCGAGGCCATAGCCACAGGACTGGCACTCGCCGCGCTCATCGTCTACTGGCTCTTCGCCGGCTTCGGCACGGCGCAGTTCCTCGACGGCAGCATCCGCATCGCGGGACTGCCGCTCTGGGTCGTCCTCGGCACATTCGGCACATGGGCGATGGCGCTCGTCATCGTCACCCTCTTGCTGTGCTTCGTCTTCCGCGACATGCCGCTCGATGACGAGGAGAGGCGGAAGGGGGGCGAGGCATGA
- the panF gene encoding sodium/pantothenate symporter, whose amino-acid sequence MMEKLSLLLPLLAFMGLMLAVSFAVRVRREKEGAGFVSQYFIGNRAIGGFVLAMTTVATYSSVSSFVGGPGMAWKVGFGWIYMAVVQVTAIFLVLGIFGKRVALLSRRLDAVTIVDIIRARFGSDALANLSAFVIVLFFLGTMTAQFVGGAKLFEAVTGYSYFTGLVLFGAVVVLYTAIGGFRAVALTDTLCAVMMMVGIVLLFYFVLEAGGGYWAILETIEREHPAMLTPLSAGDMPLGLYFTQWLLVGICTIALPQSVVRGISYRDTRGLHQAMLIGTFVIGFMNIGINFTGILAHGVLTGPVTDYGTVDNIIPQAIARSMPPELASIAIIGPLAASISTISGLLIVASSAIIKDVYMHEKMKKGRVPSMSRLRLLSMTSTVIIGALVFFLAASPPNLIWLINMFAFGGLETAFLWVMLFGLYWRRANKAGAMLSMAGGTVVYCAAQALKIHVFGLHPIVLGLSSSLAFFLLGTYLGKPTAAERLRVFFPDK is encoded by the coding sequence ATGATGGAAAAGCTCTCGCTCCTACTGCCGCTCCTCGCTTTCATGGGGCTGATGCTCGCCGTCAGCTTCGCCGTGCGCGTGCGCAGGGAAAAGGAGGGCGCGGGCTTCGTCTCGCAGTACTTCATCGGCAACCGTGCGATCGGCGGCTTCGTGCTCGCCATGACGACGGTCGCGACGTACAGTTCCGTCAGCTCGTTTGTCGGCGGGCCGGGCATGGCTTGGAAGGTCGGCTTCGGTTGGATCTACATGGCGGTCGTGCAGGTCACGGCGATCTTCCTCGTACTTGGCATCTTCGGCAAGCGCGTCGCGCTCCTCTCGCGCCGCCTTGACGCCGTGACCATCGTTGACATCATCCGCGCACGCTTCGGCTCCGATGCGCTCGCGAACCTTTCCGCATTCGTCATCGTGCTGTTCTTTCTCGGCACGATGACGGCGCAGTTCGTCGGCGGTGCGAAGCTCTTCGAGGCGGTCACGGGCTACAGCTATTTCACGGGACTCGTGCTTTTCGGCGCCGTCGTCGTCCTCTACACGGCGATCGGCGGCTTCCGCGCCGTCGCCTTGACCGACACGCTGTGCGCCGTCATGATGATGGTCGGCATCGTGCTGCTCTTTTACTTCGTGCTTGAGGCGGGCGGTGGTTACTGGGCGATCCTGGAGACGATCGAGCGCGAGCATCCGGCGATGCTCACGCCTCTGTCCGCCGGCGACATGCCGCTCGGCCTCTACTTCACGCAGTGGCTGCTCGTCGGCATCTGCACGATTGCGCTGCCGCAGTCCGTCGTGCGCGGCATCAGCTACCGCGACACGCGCGGACTGCATCAGGCGATGCTCATCGGCACGTTCGTCATCGGTTTCATGAACATCGGCATCAACTTCACGGGCATCCTCGCGCACGGCGTTCTGACGGGTCCCGTGACGGACTACGGCACGGTCGACAACATCATTCCGCAGGCAATCGCACGCTCGATGCCGCCCGAACTCGCGAGCATCGCCATCATCGGCCCTCTGGCGGCGTCGATCTCGACGATCTCAGGGCTTCTGATCGTCGCTTCGTCGGCGATCATCAAGGACGTCTACATGCACGAGAAAATGAAGAAGGGGCGCGTCCCCTCGATGAGCCGCCTGCGCCTCCTGTCCATGACCTCGACCGTCATCATCGGTGCGCTCGTCTTCTTCCTTGCGGCCTCGCCGCCGAATCTCATCTGGCTCATCAACATGTTCGCCTTTGGCGGACTCGAAACGGCATTTCTCTGGGTCATGCTCTTTGGCCTCTACTGGCGGCGTGCCAACAAGGCGGGCGCTATGCTCTCGATGGCGGGCGGCACCGTCGTCTACTGCGCGGCGCAGGCGCTGAAGATCCATGTATTCGGACTGCATCCCATCGTACTGGGGCTTTCGTCTTCGCTCGCCTTCTTCCTGCTTGGCACATATCTGGGCAAGCCGACCGCCGCGGAAAGGCTTCGCGTGTTCTTCCCCGACAAATAA
- a CDS encoding exonuclease SbcCD subunit D: MRFIHTADWHLGRLFFGRHLTDDQAHVLDELVHLARDARAEAVVIAGDVYDRAVPPVEAVELFDEVLSRLLLEEKLKVLYIAGNHDSAARLGFGSRLLAGGGVFVAGQLLADAAPVILDDAHGKVAFSLLPYMEPATVRFAYGEAAEDLAGFDEATSFAVARAAALVPEGCRSVAVAHAFIAGGASSESERPLSVGGSDCVSPACFAPFSYTALGHLHAPQQAGAANIRYAGSLMKYSFSEAGQRKGATIVDLTADGSVTIEEAALAAPHDLQVVRGTLQEILEDRDRFPKSEDYTAIELMDKGPVLDAHGKLSRIYPNVLQVTRPGLMEQAGALREQGRKKLERPDDVLFGEFFADMTGEMLDEVQKKELFDVLEELLREEREAKI, translated from the coding sequence ATGCGCTTCATCCATACCGCCGATTGGCACCTCGGGCGGCTCTTCTTCGGCCGCCATCTGACGGACGATCAGGCGCACGTCCTCGACGAGCTTGTGCATCTCGCGAGGGACGCACGCGCCGAGGCTGTCGTCATCGCGGGTGACGTCTATGATCGCGCCGTGCCGCCCGTCGAGGCGGTCGAACTCTTCGATGAGGTGCTCTCGCGCCTTTTGCTCGAAGAAAAGCTCAAGGTGCTCTACATCGCGGGCAACCATGACAGCGCTGCGCGCCTCGGCTTCGGCAGCCGCCTCCTTGCAGGGGGCGGCGTTTTTGTCGCAGGGCAGCTGCTGGCGGATGCCGCGCCCGTCATCTTGGACGACGCGCACGGCAAGGTTGCCTTTTCGCTCCTGCCCTACATGGAACCGGCGACGGTGCGCTTCGCTTACGGCGAGGCGGCGGAAGATCTCGCGGGCTTCGACGAGGCGACTTCGTTCGCCGTCGCACGCGCGGCGGCGCTCGTGCCCGAGGGCTGCCGCAGCGTCGCCGTCGCTCACGCCTTCATCGCGGGCGGCGCATCGTCCGAGTCGGAGCGTCCTCTTTCCGTCGGCGGCTCGGACTGCGTGAGTCCCGCGTGCTTCGCGCCTTTTTCCTATACGGCGCTCGGGCATCTGCACGCGCCGCAGCAGGCGGGGGCGGCGAACATCCGCTACGCAGGCTCGCTCATGAAGTATTCGTTCAGCGAAGCGGGTCAGAGGAAGGGCGCGACCATCGTCGACCTCACCGCCGACGGCTCTGTGACGATCGAGGAAGCCGCGCTCGCTGCGCCGCACGACCTCCAAGTCGTGCGCGGCACGCTTCAGGAAATCCTCGAAGACCGCGATCGCTTCCCGAAGAGCGAGGACTATACGGCCATCGAGCTTATGGACAAGGGGCCAGTGCTCGACGCGCACGGCAAGCTCAGCCGCATCTATCCGAATGTCCTGCAGGTCACGCGCCCGGGACTCATGGAGCAGGCGGGCGCTCTGCGCGAGCAGGGCAGGAAGAAGCTGGAGCGTCCCGACGACGTGCTCTTCGGCGAGTTCTTCGCCGACATGACGGGCGAGATGCTCGATGAGGTGCAGAAGAAGGAGCTTTTTGATGTGCTCGAAGAGCTGCTGCGCGAGGAAAGGGAGGCGAAGATATGA